From a region of the Triticum aestivum cultivar Chinese Spring chromosome 7D, IWGSC CS RefSeq v2.1, whole genome shotgun sequence genome:
- the LOC123167651 gene encoding polycomb group protein FIE1, which yields MARLGPGQGLGCEAAVGSLAPSRSREYKLCSKHTEGKRPLYAIGFNFIDARYYDVFATVGGNRVTTYRGLPDGNLAVLQAYIDADDAQSFYTLSWACDLDGTPLLVAAGSNAVIRVINCATEKLFKSFLGHGDSINEIRTQPLKPSLFISASKDESVRLWNVHTGICILIFAGGGGHRNEVLSVDFHPSDIYRIASCGMDNTVKIWSMKEFWPYVEKSFTWTDLPSKFPTKFVQFPLMTSVVHSNYVDCTRWLGDFILSKSVDNEIVLWEPKIKEQGPGEGSIDVLQKYPVPDCDIWFIKFSCDFHFNQLAIGNREGKIYVWEVQASPPVLITRLSSPQCKMPIRQTAVSFDGSTILACGEDGSIYRWDEVEHQAAKN from the exons ATGGCGAGGCTGGGCCCGGGGCAGGGGTTGGGGTGCGAGGCGGCGGTGGGGTCGCTGGCGCCCAGCCGGAGCCGGGAGTACAAGCTCTGCAGCAAGCACACCGAGGGCAAGCGCCCGCTCTACGCCATCGGCTTCAACTTCATCGACGCCCGCTACTACGACGTCTTCGCCACCGTCGGCGGGAATCGT GTGACGACGTACCGTGGCCTCCCCGACGGTAACTTGGCTGTTCTGCAAGCATACATTGATGCGGAC GATGCTCAGTCATTCTACACTCTGAGCTGGGCTTGTGACCTTGACGGCACACCACTGCTAGTGGCAGCAGGAAGCAATGCGGTCATTCGGGTCATCAACTGTGCCACCGAGAAGTTGTTTAAG AGTTTTCTTGGCCATGGTGATTCAATAAATGAGATAAGAACTCAACCATTGAAGCCTTCGCTCTTCATTTCTGCAAGCAAG GACGAGTCTGTTAGGCTATGGAATGTCCATACAGGTATCTGCATCTTGATTTTTGCTGGAGGAGGTGGTCACCGTAATGAAGTATTGAGTGTT GACTTCCACCCTTCTGATATCTACCGAATTGCCAGTTGTGGCATGGATAATACTGTTAAAATCTGGTCAATGAAAG AATTTTGGCCATACGTGGAGAAATCCTTTACATGGACTGACCTTCCATCAAAATTTCCAACAAAATTTGTCCAATTTCCG CTTATGACTTCCGTGGTGCATTCTAACTATGTTGACTGTACTAGGTGGCTTGGTGACTTCATCCTGTCGAAG AGTGTTGACAATGAAATTGTTCTGTGGGAGCCAAAAATAAAAGAGCAGGGTCCTGGCGAG GGTAGCATTGATGTTCTTCAGAAGTACCCTGTGCCCGATTGTGACATTTGGTTTATCAAATTCTCATGTGATTTTCACTTCAATCAATTAGCAATAG GCAACCGCGAAGGCAAAATCTATGTGTGGGAAGTGCAGGCGAGCCCTCCTGTGCTAATTACCCG GCTGAGTAGTCCGCAATGCAAAATGCCAATAAGGCAGACTGCAGTGTCGTTTGATGGAAG CACGATCCTTGCCTGCGGCGAGGATGGCAGCATATACCGCTGGGACGAAGTGGAACATCAAGCTGCGAAAAATTGA